From the genome of Streptomyces sp. NBC_01341, one region includes:
- a CDS encoding 4a-hydroxytetrahydrobiopterin dehydratase yields the protein MPTEPLSAHDVEAGLGELPGWRLEGDRITRTYRLPSHFAAAALTVHVARIQDELNHHSDLTLGYNTVAVSVHTHDAGGAVTAKDLGLAARIEAVAPSHGAE from the coding sequence GTGCCCACCGAACCGCTGTCCGCGCACGACGTCGAGGCCGGACTGGGTGAACTGCCCGGCTGGCGGCTGGAGGGGGACCGGATCACCCGTACCTACCGGCTGCCGTCCCACTTCGCCGCCGCAGCGCTGACCGTCCACGTCGCCCGGATCCAGGACGAGCTCAATCACCATTCGGACCTGACACTGGGGTACAACACCGTGGCAGTCTCGGTGCACACGCACGACGCGGGTGGTGCCGTCACGGCGAAGGACCTCGGACTCGCCGCCCGGATCGAGGCCGTCGCCCCTTCGCACGGCGCGGAGTAG
- a CDS encoding LacI family DNA-binding transcriptional regulator → MTADVSPPVRPATLEDVAAVAGVSRATVSRVINGATTVDPALRRVVEEAVATTGYVPNRAARSLVTRRTDSIALVVSERERRPVAEPFVGRMFSDPHFGRVVGGVLDVLRPAGIQMVLMLADDETSRNQLLSYLRQGHVDGVVLISSHADDPLPALLHDTRLPAVLAGRPLRPSPLTYVEADQRAGARMAADLLVSLGRRHIASIAGPQDRPAGQARLDGFLDALAAHGIGDVEVAEGDFTHTGGASAMRKLLHDRPGLDGVFIASDLMALGALPVLLRAGRDVPGDVAVVGFDDSSAALACDPPLTTVRQPVEEMASEMARLLLKQIGKSGRPEPSVVFHPTLVRRESA, encoded by the coding sequence ATGACAGCCGACGTTTCACCGCCCGTACGCCCCGCCACCTTGGAGGATGTGGCCGCGGTGGCGGGCGTCTCCCGGGCCACGGTGTCCCGGGTGATCAACGGTGCGACCACGGTGGACCCTGCCCTGCGACGTGTGGTGGAGGAGGCGGTCGCCACGACGGGCTACGTGCCCAACCGCGCCGCGCGATCCCTGGTGACCCGGCGGACCGACTCGATCGCCCTGGTCGTGTCCGAGCGTGAACGGCGTCCCGTCGCCGAGCCGTTCGTCGGCCGGATGTTCTCCGACCCGCACTTCGGACGGGTCGTGGGCGGAGTGCTCGACGTGCTGCGCCCCGCGGGCATCCAGATGGTGCTGATGCTGGCGGACGACGAGACCTCGCGCAACCAGCTGCTGTCGTATCTGCGTCAGGGCCACGTCGACGGCGTGGTGCTGATCTCCTCGCACGCCGACGATCCGCTCCCCGCCCTGCTCCACGACACGCGGCTGCCCGCCGTGCTGGCCGGCCGGCCGCTCCGCCCTTCGCCGCTCACCTACGTCGAGGCCGATCAGCGCGCGGGTGCGCGGATGGCCGCCGACCTGCTCGTGTCGCTGGGAAGGCGGCACATCGCCAGCATCGCGGGCCCCCAGGACAGGCCCGCCGGACAAGCACGGCTGGACGGGTTCCTGGACGCGCTGGCGGCGCACGGGATCGGGGACGTGGAGGTGGCCGAAGGCGACTTCACGCACACGGGCGGTGCCTCGGCGATGCGGAAGCTGCTGCACGACCGCCCGGGGCTGGACGGGGTGTTCATCGCGTCGGACCTGATGGCCCTCGGCGCCCTGCCCGTGCTGCTGCGGGCGGGCAGGGACGTGCCCGGGGACGTGGCGGTGGTCGGCTTCGACGACAGCAGCGCTGCGCTCGCCTGCGATCCCCCGCTCACCACGGTCCGTCAGCCGGTGGAGGAGATGGCATCCGAGATGGCACGGCTGCTCCTGAAGCAGATCGGCAAGTCCGGTCGTCCCGAGCCGTCCGTGGTCTTCCATCCGACGCTGGTGCGGCGCGAGTCCGCGTGA
- the secD gene encoding protein translocase subunit SecD gives MTRATTVRAVLAAAALLVSVFITLTMSPRLGLDLQGGTRMVLQAKDSDTAEADRESTDRTMEVLRKRIDSLGVAEPVLTRSGEDRIIVELPDVQDPRQAADVIGRTAQLGFHAVRGPGETGPDDGPTAGQREGSGPTLPDEQGSPLSLGPVHLSGAGVADATAGFDAQQGSGWSVALDFHKDAGERWTRLTGDAACHPAGDERRRVAIVLDGKVISSPQVDPSVACEAGLPSGSTRITGSFSADEARDLALLVKGGALPVPVEIVEQRTVGPTLGAAAIDAGATAALIGAAATALFITCVYRLFGALAALALAAYAVISYAVLVALGVTLTLPGLAGFVLAIGMAVDADVLVFERAREEYAAGPGRSLRSALTAGFRNAWSAVADSNVTTLIAAALLFFLGSGPVKGFGVTLAIGVLVSMFSALVIARALTEIAAGSRFVSDYREVNGIGMPGRVRTWIEARDPRLFRSPRRWLLTSLALVLIAVTGILVRGVDLGVEFTGGRLVEYSTSRPVDVETARDTIAAAGFEDAEVTTAGGGDLSVRTGGLDNDGEHALRSALAEEGGETTKVRDELIGPSLGDELRRHALIALGVAVFVQLAYLAARFRWTFAVASVGALVHDVVVLVGAFAWLGRPVDGIFLAALLTVIGYSVNDSVVVFDRVRELWARNRRSPVFEVAGHAVLQTVPRTVNTGAGVLFILVALAVLGGDSLADFALALLIGVCVGTYSSVLTAVPGALLLERSSKAPPPAAKRSRSGAKPGRRRDPADNGARV, from the coding sequence ATGACTCGCGCCACCACGGTGCGGGCGGTTCTGGCTGCTGCCGCGCTGCTCGTCTCCGTGTTCATCACACTGACCATGTCCCCCAGACTCGGCCTGGACCTCCAGGGCGGCACCCGCATGGTGCTGCAGGCCAAGGACTCGGACACCGCCGAGGCCGACCGGGAGAGCACCGATCGCACCATGGAGGTCCTCCGCAAGCGCATCGACTCGCTCGGTGTCGCCGAACCCGTCCTGACCCGGTCGGGAGAGGACCGGATCATCGTCGAACTCCCCGACGTCCAGGACCCGCGCCAGGCCGCCGACGTCATCGGCAGGACGGCCCAGCTCGGATTCCACGCGGTGCGCGGCCCCGGCGAGACCGGACCGGACGACGGGCCCACGGCCGGGCAGCGGGAAGGCAGCGGGCCGACGCTGCCGGACGAACAGGGCAGCCCCCTGTCCCTCGGTCCGGTCCACCTGTCCGGCGCGGGAGTCGCGGACGCCACTGCCGGCTTCGACGCGCAACAAGGCTCCGGCTGGAGCGTCGCCCTCGACTTCCACAAGGACGCGGGTGAGCGGTGGACCCGGCTGACCGGGGACGCGGCCTGCCATCCGGCCGGAGACGAGCGACGCCGCGTCGCGATCGTGCTCGACGGAAAGGTCATCTCCTCGCCCCAGGTCGATCCGTCGGTCGCCTGCGAAGCAGGTCTGCCCTCCGGATCCACGCGCATCACCGGTTCGTTCAGTGCCGACGAGGCGCGCGATCTCGCCCTGCTCGTCAAGGGCGGTGCCCTCCCCGTGCCCGTCGAGATCGTCGAACAGCGGACGGTCGGCCCGACACTCGGCGCCGCAGCCATCGACGCCGGCGCCACGGCGGCGCTGATCGGCGCCGCCGCCACGGCGCTCTTCATCACCTGCGTGTACCGCCTCTTCGGGGCCCTGGCGGCTCTCGCCCTCGCGGCCTACGCGGTCATCTCGTACGCCGTGCTCGTCGCCCTCGGAGTCACCCTGACCCTGCCGGGGCTCGCCGGGTTCGTCCTCGCCATCGGGATGGCGGTCGATGCCGACGTCCTGGTCTTCGAACGGGCCCGCGAGGAGTACGCGGCCGGCCCCGGCCGTTCGCTGCGCTCCGCACTGACCGCCGGCTTCCGGAACGCCTGGAGCGCCGTGGCCGACTCCAACGTCACGACCCTGATCGCCGCCGCGCTCCTGTTCTTCCTCGGCTCGGGACCGGTCAAGGGCTTCGGGGTGACACTGGCGATCGGGGTGCTGGTCTCGATGTTCTCGGCACTCGTCATCGCCCGGGCCCTCACCGAGATCGCGGCCGGTTCCCGGTTCGTCAGCGACTACCGGGAGGTGAACGGGATCGGCATGCCCGGCCGGGTCCGTACCTGGATCGAGGCACGGGACCCCCGGCTCTTCCGGTCGCCGCGCCGCTGGCTGCTGACCTCGCTCGCGCTCGTCCTGATCGCCGTGACCGGCATCCTCGTGCGTGGGGTGGATCTGGGGGTGGAGTTCACCGGGGGCCGGCTGGTGGAGTACTCCACCAGCCGGCCCGTCGACGTCGAGACCGCCCGCGACACCATCGCCGCGGCGGGTTTCGAGGACGCCGAGGTCACCACCGCGGGTGGCGGCGACCTGTCCGTGCGGACCGGGGGCCTCGACAACGACGGGGAGCACGCTCTGCGTTCGGCCTTGGCGGAGGAGGGCGGCGAGACCACCAAGGTGCGCGACGAGCTGATCGGCCCCAGCCTCGGCGACGAGCTCCGCCGTCACGCGCTGATCGCGCTGGGTGTCGCCGTCTTCGTGCAACTCGCCTACCTGGCCGCGCGGTTCCGCTGGACGTTCGCCGTGGCGTCCGTCGGGGCGCTGGTGCACGACGTCGTCGTACTGGTCGGCGCCTTCGCCTGGCTCGGACGCCCCGTCGACGGGATCTTCCTCGCCGCCCTGCTCACCGTCATCGGCTACTCCGTCAACGACTCGGTGGTGGTCTTCGACCGGGTACGGGAACTGTGGGCGCGCAACCGCCGCTCACCCGTCTTCGAAGTGGCCGGTCACGCCGTCCTGCAGACCGTGCCCCGTACGGTCAACACCGGGGCGGGCGTCCTGTTCATCCTGGTCGCCCTGGCGGTGCTCGGCGGCGACTCGCTCGCGGACTTCGCGCTCGCTCTGCTCATCGGCGTCTGCGTGGGCACGTACTCCTCGGTGCTGACGGCAGTCCCCGGGGCACTTCTGCTGGAGCGGAGCAGCAAGGCGCCACCGCCCGCGGCGAAGCGGTCGCGGAGCGGGGCGAAGCCGGGCCGCCGCCGTGACCCTGCTGACAACGGGGCGCGGGTGTAG
- the ligA gene encoding NAD-dependent DNA ligase LigA gives MTTNSVGAPADTAAYAAAVEEAKRAAAAYYAAGESRLDDDAYDRLVRGIAAYEEEHPLEVLDASPTGKVAGGAASGDVPHTVPMLSLDNVFSAEQFVAWTASVERRIKRPVAAWSVEPKLDGLAVAARYRQGRLERLITRGDGTAGEDVSHAVGAVLGLPARLDAPVTMEVRGEIVMTDEQFEQANAVRTEHGAAPFANPRNGAAGTLRAKDRPYRVEMTFFAYGALALPDSGELTATLAELPHSEVLSYVAELGVHTAADTAVAPCTVTTAEEVRAGVEDIAALRPSLPFGIDGIVIKADLAADRRDAGSGTRAPRWAIAYKLPAVEKVTRLLGVEWNVGRTGIIAPRAVLEPVEIDGSTVGYATLHNPADITRRDLRLGDHVMVYKAGDIIPRIEAPVAHLRTGDEKPIDFPEVCPQCGSEIDMSEQRWRCTRGRDCRVVASVSYAAGRDQLDIEGLGATRVVQLVDAGLVQDFADLFTLERDQLLSLERMGETSTDNLLAAIDAARARPLSRVFCALGVRGTGRSMSRRIARYFASMDRVVSADAEVLQRVDGIGKEKAAAVVTELAELQPLIGKLIAAGVNMTEPGATPPPEPGASEGEATEGRESTGLPLDGMTVVVTGAMTGVLEKLSRNQMNELIERAGGKSSSSVSKRTSLLVAGEKAGSKRAKAEDLGVEIAAPEAFAALVEAYLVTEG, from the coding sequence ATGACGACGAACTCAGTCGGCGCGCCCGCCGACACCGCCGCCTACGCGGCCGCCGTGGAAGAGGCGAAGCGTGCCGCCGCCGCGTACTACGCCGCAGGTGAGAGCAGGCTCGACGACGACGCGTACGACCGCCTGGTGCGGGGGATCGCCGCCTACGAGGAGGAGCACCCGCTGGAGGTGCTGGACGCGTCGCCGACCGGCAAGGTGGCGGGCGGCGCCGCCTCGGGGGACGTGCCGCACACCGTTCCCATGCTCTCGCTGGACAACGTCTTCTCCGCCGAGCAGTTCGTCGCCTGGACCGCGTCCGTGGAGCGACGGATCAAGCGGCCCGTCGCCGCCTGGAGCGTCGAGCCCAAGCTCGACGGCCTGGCCGTCGCCGCGCGTTACCGGCAGGGCCGCCTGGAGCGGCTGATCACCCGGGGGGACGGGACGGCGGGCGAGGACGTCTCCCATGCGGTGGGTGCGGTGCTCGGCCTTCCCGCGCGGCTCGATGCGCCGGTCACCATGGAGGTGCGTGGCGAGATCGTCATGACCGACGAGCAGTTCGAGCAGGCGAACGCCGTGCGCACGGAGCACGGCGCGGCGCCGTTCGCCAATCCGCGCAACGGGGCGGCGGGAACCCTGCGGGCCAAGGACCGCCCGTACCGCGTGGAGATGACCTTCTTCGCCTACGGCGCGCTCGCCCTTCCGGACTCCGGAGAACTGACAGCCACCCTCGCCGAACTCCCGCACAGCGAGGTCCTGTCGTACGTCGCGGAGCTCGGTGTGCACACGGCGGCGGACACCGCGGTCGCGCCGTGCACCGTCACCACGGCCGAGGAGGTACGGGCGGGAGTGGAGGACATCGCCGCCCTGCGCCCCTCCCTGCCGTTCGGGATCGACGGCATCGTGATCAAGGCGGACCTCGCGGCGGACCGGCGTGACGCCGGCTCCGGCACCAGGGCGCCGCGATGGGCCATCGCCTACAAGCTGCCGGCCGTCGAGAAGGTCACCCGGCTGCTCGGCGTCGAATGGAATGTGGGCAGGACCGGCATCATCGCGCCGCGCGCCGTCCTGGAGCCCGTCGAGATCGACGGATCCACCGTCGGGTACGCCACGCTGCACAACCCGGCCGACATCACCCGACGCGATCTGCGCCTGGGCGATCACGTGATGGTCTACAAGGCCGGCGACATCATCCCCCGCATCGAGGCCCCCGTCGCGCATCTGCGGACGGGTGACGAGAAGCCGATCGACTTCCCCGAGGTCTGCCCGCAGTGCGGCTCGGAGATCGACATGAGCGAGCAGCGCTGGCGATGCACCCGGGGCCGCGACTGCCGTGTGGTCGCCTCCGTCTCGTACGCCGCCGGGCGCGACCAGCTGGACATCGAGGGCCTCGGCGCCACCAGGGTCGTCCAGCTCGTCGATGCCGGCCTCGTCCAGGACTTCGCCGACTTGTTCACCCTGGAGCGGGATCAGCTCCTGTCGCTGGAGCGGATGGGGGAGACCTCCACCGACAACCTCCTGGCGGCGATCGACGCGGCCAGGGCGCGGCCGCTGTCCCGCGTCTTCTGCGCCCTCGGTGTGCGTGGCACGGGACGCTCCATGTCCCGTCGAATCGCCCGGTACTTCGCCTCCATGGACCGCGTCGTCTCCGCGGACGCAGAGGTGCTCCAGCGGGTGGACGGCATAGGCAAGGAAAAGGCGGCGGCCGTCGTCACGGAGCTCGCCGAGCTCCAGCCACTGATCGGCAAACTCATCGCCGCCGGGGTCAACATGACCGAGCCCGGCGCGACACCCCCGCCGGAGCCGGGAGCGTCGGAGGGCGAAGCCACCGAGGGTCGGGAGTCCACCGGTCTGCCGCTCGACGGCATGACGGTCGTGGTGACCGGTGCCATGACCGGCGTCCTGGAGAAGCTCTCGCGCAATCAGATGAACGAGCTGATCGAGAGGGCGGGCGGCAAGTCCTCGTCCAGCGTCTCGAAGCGCACGAGTCTGCTGGTCGCAGGCGAGAAGGCCGGGTCGAAGCGGGCCAAGGCGGAGGATCTCGGGGTCGAGATCGCCGCGCCCGAGGCGTTCGCTGCGCTGGTGGAGGCCTATCTCGTCACAGAGGGATAG
- a CDS encoding aldo/keto reductase gives MSQVPTITLNNGLEMPQLGFGVWQVPDDEATAAVTTALEAGYRSIDTAAIYGNETGTGKALAGSGVPREELFVTTKLWNGEQGHDSTLRAFDASLDKLGLDYVDLYLIHWPVPAKDAYVDTYKAFERILADGRAKSIGVSNFHPEHLERLMGETSVVPAVNQIELHPQLQQADARAFHARHGIVTEAWSPLGSGRGLLEVPTVAAVAHKHGRTPAQAVLRWHLQTGHVVIPKSVTPSRIAENIDVFDFELDADDLAAFAALDEGKRLGPDPAEFSAGA, from the coding sequence GTGAGCCAGGTCCCCACCATCACCCTCAACAACGGCCTCGAGATGCCGCAGCTCGGTTTCGGTGTCTGGCAGGTGCCGGACGACGAGGCCACGGCGGCCGTGACCACGGCCCTGGAGGCCGGGTACCGGAGCATCGACACCGCCGCGATCTACGGGAACGAGACGGGCACCGGGAAGGCTCTCGCCGGCTCCGGTGTCCCCCGCGAGGAGCTCTTCGTCACCACCAAGCTGTGGAACGGCGAGCAGGGGCACGACTCGACCCTCCGCGCGTTCGACGCGTCGCTGGACAAGCTGGGCCTGGACTACGTCGACCTCTACCTGATCCACTGGCCCGTGCCGGCCAAGGACGCCTACGTCGACACGTACAAGGCCTTCGAGCGGATCCTCGCCGACGGCCGCGCGAAGTCCATCGGGGTGTCGAACTTCCACCCGGAGCACCTGGAGCGCCTGATGGGCGAGACGTCCGTCGTGCCCGCGGTCAACCAGATCGAACTGCACCCGCAGCTCCAGCAGGCCGACGCACGCGCCTTCCACGCCCGGCACGGCATCGTCACGGAGGCCTGGTCGCCGCTGGGCTCGGGCAGGGGCCTCCTGGAGGTCCCGACGGTGGCCGCCGTCGCCCACAAGCACGGCAGGACCCCCGCGCAGGCGGTGCTCCGCTGGCACCTGCAGACCGGACACGTGGTGATCCCCAAGTCCGTGACGCCGTCGCGGATCGCGGAGAACATCGACGTCTTCGACTTCGAGCTGGACGCCGACGACCTCGCCGCCTTCGCCGCTCTCGACGAGGGCAAGCGCCTCGGCCCCGACCCGGCCGAGTTCAGCGCCGGCGCCTGA
- a CDS encoding AMP-dependent synthetase/ligase yields the protein MAAAPQVGGLADTVFDFAEEDPQRTALGRKDAEGQWHDVSAAAFRDEVLALAKGLIAQGIRFGDRVALMSRTRYEWTLFDFALWTVGAQSVPVYPTSSADQVLWMLHDAEVVAVMVEHEDHAMTIGSVIDRLPKLLRLWQLDADAVTELSEAGTLVDDEVVHRHRRAVTPESVATVIYTSGTTGRPKGCVITHANFMFEADTMVSRWHPVFLSKPGEEAATLLFLPLAHVFGRMVEIAALRGRVKLGHQPELSAKALMPDLVSFRPTFILAVPYIFEKVFNGARRKAESEGRAGAFDKAVEIAVKYAEALEERAFGTGPGPSAGLRMQHQFFDKVVYRKVREAMGGRVRHAMSGGSGMDRRLGLFFAGAGVSVFEGYGLTETTAAATANPPERTRYGTVGQPIPGSTVHIARDGEVWVHGANVFSGYLGDPKSTDAVLNDGWLATGDLGTLDEDGYLTITGRKKEILVTSGGKSVAPAGLEERVRAHPLVAQCIVVGNDRPYIAALVTVDTEAVEHWLAMQGRAPMRAVDLVRDPDLEMEVRRAVVAANTAVSQAESIRTFRILAHQFTEEHGLLTPSLKLKRKAIETAYSAEVDALYR from the coding sequence ATGGCCGCTGCCCCTCAAGTCGGCGGTCTTGCCGATACCGTCTTCGACTTCGCGGAGGAGGACCCCCAGCGGACGGCCCTCGGCCGCAAGGACGCGGAGGGCCAGTGGCACGACGTGTCCGCCGCCGCGTTCCGTGACGAGGTGCTCGCCCTCGCGAAGGGGCTCATCGCCCAGGGCATCCGGTTCGGCGACCGGGTCGCCCTCATGTCGCGTACGCGCTACGAGTGGACCCTGTTCGACTTCGCGCTCTGGACCGTGGGCGCCCAGTCGGTGCCGGTCTACCCGACCTCGTCGGCCGACCAGGTGCTCTGGATGCTCCACGACGCCGAGGTCGTGGCCGTCATGGTCGAGCACGAGGACCACGCCATGACCATCGGCTCGGTCATCGACCGGCTGCCGAAGCTCCTGCGGCTGTGGCAGCTGGACGCCGACGCGGTGACGGAGCTCTCCGAGGCCGGGACCCTGGTCGACGACGAGGTCGTACACCGGCACCGCCGCGCGGTGACGCCCGAGTCGGTGGCCACCGTGATCTACACCTCGGGCACGACGGGGCGCCCCAAGGGCTGCGTGATCACCCACGCCAACTTCATGTTCGAGGCGGACACCATGGTCTCGCGCTGGCATCCGGTGTTCCTCTCCAAGCCCGGGGAGGAGGCGGCCACGCTGCTCTTCCTGCCTCTCGCCCACGTCTTCGGCCGCATGGTGGAGATCGCCGCGCTGAGGGGACGCGTGAAGCTGGGACACCAGCCGGAGCTGTCGGCGAAGGCGCTCATGCCGGACCTGGTCTCCTTCCGGCCCACCTTCATCCTCGCCGTGCCGTACATCTTCGAGAAGGTGTTCAACGGTGCCCGGCGCAAGGCGGAGTCCGAGGGCCGGGCCGGCGCGTTCGACAAGGCCGTGGAGATCGCGGTGAAGTACGCGGAGGCGCTGGAGGAGCGGGCCTTCGGGACCGGCCCCGGGCCGTCCGCTGGCCTCCGGATGCAGCACCAGTTCTTCGACAAGGTCGTCTACCGCAAGGTGCGCGAGGCGATGGGCGGCCGGGTACGGCACGCGATGTCCGGAGGCTCCGGGATGGACAGAAGACTCGGGCTGTTCTTCGCCGGTGCGGGTGTGAGCGTCTTCGAGGGTTACGGACTCACCGAGACGACCGCCGCGGCCACCGCCAATCCCCCCGAGCGCACCCGCTACGGCACCGTGGGCCAGCCGATCCCCGGCTCCACCGTGCACATCGCCCGGGACGGCGAGGTGTGGGTGCACGGGGCGAACGTGTTCTCCGGCTACCTCGGCGATCCCAAGTCCACCGACGCGGTGCTGAACGACGGCTGGCTGGCCACCGGCGACCTGGGAACGCTCGACGAGGACGGCTATCTGACCATCACCGGGCGCAAGAAGGAGATCCTCGTGACGTCCGGCGGCAAGAGTGTCGCCCCGGCAGGCCTGGAGGAGCGGGTCCGCGCCCACCCCCTGGTCGCACAGTGCATCGTCGTCGGGAACGACCGGCCCTACATCGCGGCCCTGGTGACCGTGGACACGGAGGCGGTGGAGCACTGGCTCGCCATGCAGGGCCGGGCGCCGATGCGGGCGGTGGACCTGGTGCGGGACCCGGATCTGGAGATGGAGGTGCGCCGGGCGGTGGTGGCCGCCAACACCGCGGTGTCCCAGGCGGAGTCGATCCGCACGTTCCGCATACTGGCGCACCAGTTCACCGAGGAGCACGGGCTGCTGACACCCTCGCTGAAGCTGAAGCGGAAGGCGATCGAGACGGCGTACTCGGCGGAGGTCGACGCCCTGTACCGCTGA
- a CDS encoding YoaK family protein, which yields MPVVLRDAWATLVPDLDGPDGPLPPLLLALTVLTGLVDAFSYLLLGHVFVANMTGNVVFMGFALAGAPGFSVLASAVALASFVAGAWSGGIAVHRTRADRGRRLRNALLVETACLAAALVVSLVSGGPYTGGARFALIALLGLGLGVQNAAVRAMAVPDFTTTVLTRTLTGTVADSRLAKGPGSRVGRRGLSPAAMLAGAVAGGAAVLGGPRELPLLAAVVILLGVVAVTVLLGRGDAPWTRVDAT from the coding sequence ATGCCCGTCGTGCTGCGTGACGCCTGGGCCACACTCGTACCGGACCTGGACGGACCGGACGGGCCGCTGCCGCCGCTCCTGCTGGCGCTGACCGTGCTCACCGGGCTCGTCGACGCGTTCAGCTATCTGCTCCTGGGGCACGTCTTCGTCGCCAACATGACCGGCAACGTCGTCTTCATGGGTTTCGCCCTCGCGGGCGCCCCCGGGTTCTCGGTGCTCGCCTCGGCGGTGGCCCTGGCGTCGTTCGTGGCCGGGGCCTGGTCCGGCGGGATCGCGGTGCACAGGACCCGGGCCGACCGGGGCCGCCGGCTGCGGAACGCACTCCTCGTCGAGACGGCCTGTCTGGCCGCCGCCCTCGTCGTCTCCCTCGTGTCGGGCGGCCCCTACACCGGAGGCGCCCGCTTCGCGCTCATCGCGCTGCTGGGTCTCGGCCTCGGCGTGCAGAACGCCGCTGTCCGGGCCATGGCAGTCCCCGACTTCACGACCACGGTGCTGACCCGGACGCTCACCGGCACAGTCGCCGACAGCCGGCTCGCCAAGGGGCCGGGAAGCAGGGTGGGCCGACGGGGCCTCTCGCCCGCGGCGATGCTGGCCGGCGCCGTGGCGGGAGGGGCCGCCGTGCTGGGCGGCCCACGCGAACTGCCCCTGCTGGCCGCCGTGGTGATCCTGCTGGGGGTCGTCGCCGTCACGGTGCTGCTCGGCAGGGGCGACGCTCCGTGGACACGGGTGGACGCCACCTGA